In a single window of the Osmerus eperlanus chromosome 2, fOsmEpe2.1, whole genome shotgun sequence genome:
- the itga2b gene encoding integrin alpha-IIb yields the protein MSLFSGPEGSYFSFSADFYQLPNTTLGVVVGAPRANSSQPGVIEGGAVFFCPWSSSGGACDVLNFDLKGDETFRTPNLQQKTSKSHQWLGASVRSLQDHILACAPLFHWNVKTERGESENTPVGTCLLLNVQTGQSLHYSPCRDNLVEADYKARKYINDRRYCEAGFSSDVTKDDRVVIGAPGGYYFQGQVISAALRDIIDSAKTSTPVRFVPGETVSPETGGYDRYHGYSVATGELTGDTLTDYVVGVPNDRDTSGSVKIYDGDSSRILLVHHTFPGTQVASYFGHSVAVTDINNDGLEDVLVGAPLFMERVSGQHLQEVGQVSVFLQRGYPSFLSRPDQVLGGTDVYGRFGSSLAALGDLDMDGYNDVAVGAPSAGGEGKVFIYLGRREGLSPQPSQVLPSPHPQGTRPAAFGFTLRGGTDIDANGYPDLIVGAWGVDTMAVYRAQAVIIARTELSLLPDFLNPDVKQCELPSSNKPVACFIVEMCVHVSGHRIPLETVLEAELQLDKMKQPMARRTLLMQTNQPQEHFQLTIKRDVGVVCRNYTAYLRPESEFKDKLSPIFISLNYSLLDSQQAVLHGQKSVVAQTRIILDCGEDNMCVPDLQLIAEAGTESLVVGDDHPALVMVTAENRGEGAYETEMEIRPPPNTHYQSVLPVREDLSRLVCVQRKENQTVLIVCELGNPMKQGQKLQAGLLFSVSHLEDVENHVTFKLQIKSKNSQSPDSNVVNLRIGVIAMATLEMRGGSSPLECVLPVTSWQQSEQPHSLEDVGPLVEHVYELRNLGPSTVNARLEVNFPTRQDDKYLLYVFANASEELLSCHSNSSDIDPYRLASNVTERAMESFQQHPETHQHEPPQRGTILVNCSGGEGCVRFVCEATGLQRGWSSVVRISARLWLHTFTQRPYVNFDLRSSAKYEVTSTASKIQPQDLSSGHAETKTSVLWRSPDGEKEVPVWWIVVSIISGLLLLALLCFIFWKVGFFKRSRPPSDDDDDDEEELAAESEYAQMPTDTHK from the exons ATGTCCCTCTTCTCTGGACCAGAGGGAAGCTACTTCAGCTTTTCCGCTGACTTCTACCAGCTGCCTAACACAAC gcTGGGGGTGGTGGTTGGGGCACCCAGAGCCAACTCCAGCCAGCCGGGAGTCAtcgaggggggggctgtgttcttTTGTCCATGGTCGTCCTCAGGGGGGGCTTGTGACGTCCTCAACTTTGACCTCAAAG GGGACGAGACCTTCCGTACTCCCAACCTGCAGCAGAAGACCTCCAAGTCTCATCAGTGGCTTGGAGCCTCTGTCCGCTCGCTACAGGACCACATCCTG gccTGTGCACCTCTCTTCCACTGGAACgtgaagacagagaggggcGAGTCAGAGAACACCCCTGTGGGAACCTGCCTGCTGCTCAACGTCCAGACAGGACAGTCGCTCCACTACTCTCCCTGCAGAGACAACCTAGTGGAGGCTGACTACAAAGCCCGCAAATACA TAAACGACAGGCGCTACTGTGAAGCAGGCTTCAGTTCCGACGTCACCAAG GATGACAGGGTGGTGATCGGCGCCCCGGGGGGATACTACTTTCAAG GTCAGGTGATCAGTGCGGCGTTGCGTGACATCATAGACAGCGCTAAGACCAGTACGCCTGTCCGCTTCGTTCCTGGAGAGACCGTCTCACCAGAGACTGGTGGCTACGACCGTTACCATG GTTACTCTGTGGCAACAGGGGAGCTGACTGGAGACACATTAACAG ATTACGTGGTGGGAGTCCCTAATGACAGAGACACTTCTGGCTCA GTGAAAATCTATGACGGGGACAGCAGCAGGATCCTATTGGTGCACCACACCTTCCCAGGCACTCAG GTGGCTTCCTACTTTGGCCACAGTGTAGCAGTGACCGATATCAACAACGATGG gcttgAGGATGTGCTGGTGGGGGCTCCTCTCTTCATGGAGCGTGTGTCTGGTCAGCACCTGCAGGAGGTGGGTCAGGTCAGTGTCTTCCTGCAGAGAGGGTACCCGTCCTTCCTGTCACGGCCCGACCAGGTGCTGGGCGGCACGGACGTGTACGGGCGCTTCGGCAGCAGCCTGGCCGCGCTGGGGGACCTGGACATGGATGGATACAACG atgTAGCAGTGGGGGCTCCgtcagcagggggggaggggaaggtgttTATCTAcctgggcaggagggagggcctgtccccccagccctcccaggtgctccccagcccccacccccagggGACACGCCCAGCAGCCTTCGGCTTCACCCTGAGGGGGGGCACAGACATTGACGCTAACGGGTACCCAG ATCTCATAGTTGGTGCCTGGGGGGTGGACACGATGGCTGTGTATAG ggcccaGGCAGTGATAATAGCCAGGACTGAGCTATCGCTGTTGCCTGACTTTCTGAACCCAGACGTCAAACAGTGTGAGCTTCCCTCCTCCAACAAGCCCGTCGCCTG cttcatagtggagatgtgtgtgcatgtgtctggacACAGAATCCCCCTGGAGACAG TCCTGGAGGCGGAGCTTCAACTGGACAAGATGAAACAGCCAATGGCCAGGAGGACCCTGCTGATGCAGACCAATCAGCCGCAAGAGCATTTCCAGCTGACCATTAAGAGAGATGTGGGCGTGGTCTGCAGAAACTACACCGCCTACCTAAGG CCTGAGTCAGAGTTCAAGGACAAGCTGAGTCCGATCTTCATCTCTCTGAACTACAGTCTGCTGGACTCCCAACAGGCTGTGCTCCATGGACAGAAATCTGTGGTTGCCCAG accaggATCATTCTGGACTGTGGTGAGGACAACATGTGTGTGCCAGACCTCCAGCTGATAGCCGAGGC GGGGACAGAGAGCCTGGTTGTCGGGGACGACCACCCAGCGTTGGTGATGGTGACAGCAgagaacaggggagagggagcctACGAGACGGAGATGGAGATacgcccccctcccaacacacactaccagaGTGTCCTGCCTGTCAGagag GACCtgagcaggctggtgtgtgtccaGAGGAAGGAGAACCAGACAGTTCTCATCGTCTGTGAGCTGGGGAACCCTATGAAACAAGGCCAGAAG ctcCAGGCAGGTCTTCTCTTCAGCGTCAGTCATCTGGAGGATGTGGAGAATCATGTCACATTCAAACTACAGATCAAAAG TAAGAACAGCCAAAGCCCGGACAGCAACGTGGTCAATCTGAGGATCGGTGTCATTGCCATGGCAACACTGGAGATGagagg tggctcctcccccctggagtGTGTGCTGCCCGTGACCAGCTGGCAGCAGAGCGAGCAGCCACACAGTCTGGAGGACGTGGGTCCTCTGGTAGAGCACGTATATGAG CTACGTAACCTCGGCCCCAGCACTGTCAATGCCAGACTGGAGGTGAATTTCCCAACACGCCAAGATGACAAGTACTTGCTGTATGTGTTCGCAAACGCTTCAGAAGAGCTcctttcctgccacagtaactcCTCGGACATTGACCCCTACAGG CTGGCATCCAACGTAACAGAGCGAGCCATGGAGAGCTTCCAGCAGCACCCAGAGACACACCAGCATGAGCCTCCACAAAGAGGAACCATCCTCGTG aaCTGCAGCGGAGGGGAAGGATGTGTGAGGTTCGTGTGCGAGGCCACTGGTCTGCAGCGTGGCTGGAGCTCTGTGGTCAGGATCTCCGCTCGACTCTGGCTCCATACCTTCACGcag aggCCGTACGTGAACTTTGACCTCCGGTCCTCCGCAAAGTACGAAGTCACATCTACAGCTTCCAAGATCCAACCCCAGGACTTGTCCAGTGGACACGCCGAG actAAGACCAGTGTTCTGTGGAGGAGTCCGGATGGTGAGAAGGAGGTGCCAGTGTGGTGGATAGTTGTGTCCATCATCTCTGGCCTTCTCCTGCTGGCTCTGCTCTGTTTCATCTTCTGGAAG gtggggTTCTTTAAGCGTAGCCGCCCCcccagtgatgatgatgatgatgatgaggaggagctggCAGCAGAATCAGAATACGCCCAGATGCCAaccgacacacacaaatag
- the LOC134034068 gene encoding lens fiber major intrinsic protein, translated as MRVLSSLVLVLRDIWTLSFLRDILCEFLGTSVFLFSSLASVLLWPSEQIWEPPGLPDGLYNGLSTDLSAGLSTGLLTGLSTSLSAGVSPDFSPAVPPDSASRPHLQCPAPGLRVALAFGTSVGLVGLCLGPASSVGGVHLNPAVTLALAAGLRISPWRATLYVGGQLLGAVCSCCVLLALLPPHLRDTLALNQVSEGVRPYQAVLVEMAVTFQLVLCVLATARPKSAFHLPGPLLVGLSVTLGHLVAISYTGCGMNPARSFGPALVTLNFTNHWVYWAGPCVGAWLASLLHDLLLHPRWSCPGDWWAEFKELFPKDHQKQPTTLENAA; from the exons ATGAGGGTTCTGTCCagtctggttctggtcctgaGGGACATCTGGACGCTGTCCTTCCTCAGAGACATCCTGTGTGAGTTCTTAGGCACCAGCGtcttcctcttctccagccTGGCCTCAGTCCTGCTGTGGCCCTCTGAGCAGATCTGGGAACCCCCTGGACTCCCCGATGGCCTATACAATGGTCTCTCTACTGATCTCTCCGCTGGTCTCTCCACCGGCCTACTCACCGGTCTCTCTACCAGCTTGTCTGCAGGAGTCTCCCCAGACTTCTCCCCTGCTGTTCCCCCAGACTCAGCCTCCAGGCCACACCTGCAGTGTCCTGCTCCAGGTCTCAGGGTGGCACTGGCGTTCGGGACCTCCGTGGGCCTGGTGGGGCTGTGTCTGGGTCCCGCCTCCTCTGTGGGCGGGGTCCACCTGAACCCGGCCGTTACCTTGGCGCTGGCGGCTGGTCTGAGGATCAGCCCCTGGAGGGCGACCCTGTACGTGGGCGGGCAGCTCCTGGGGGCAGTGTGTTCCTGCTGCGTGCTGCTGGCTCTGCTGCCTCCTCACCTCCGAGACACGCTGGCTCtcaaccag gtatCAGAGGGAGTGCGTCCGTACCAGGCCGTCCTGGTAGAGATGGCCGTCACATTCCAACTGGTCCTGTGTGTCCTCGCTACTGCACGCCCCAAATCTGCCTTCCATCTCCCAGGCCCCCTATTGGTCGGCTTGTCTGTCACGCTTGGTCACCTGGTGGCG atcaGCTACACAGGTTGTGGGATGAACCCAGCCCGGTCGTTCGGTCCAGCGTTGGTCACTCTCAACTTCACCAACCACTGG GTGTACTGGGCGGGGCCATGTGTGGGGGCGTGGCTAGCCAGCCTGCTGCATGACCTCCTGCTCCACCCACGATGGAGTTGCCCTGGCGACTGGTGGGCGGAGTTTAAGGAACTCTTTCCAAAGGATCATCAAAAGCAGCCCACCACTTTAGAGAATGCAGCCTGA